The proteins below come from a single Miscanthus floridulus cultivar M001 chromosome 1, ASM1932011v1, whole genome shotgun sequence genomic window:
- the LOC136475705 gene encoding uncharacterized protein, whose amino-acid sequence MADPPPVLTLLVKKGPCEGKTLQRRAGAAALRVGRVAKGNHLSVGDAGASQRHLSVEFLPPPAARWAVTDLGSSNGTLLNVTPLVATIPAPLSDGDLIKIGETTVLAVSISTDAGPGPGPAATRRSARNAAAAAEAEAEEQGPAVSRRAGRRKAGAAEAPEAGNEVEEEAALPTRRGGRKKAGAAEAPEAGNEVEEEAALPTRRGGRKKAGAAEAPEAGNEVEEEAALPSRRGGLKKAVEPAGVETEAEDEEEEAAIPSRGRSRKAAVTFVLPPQPQNTRSARAAARRGEVLGCENDEGEVVRTGRGRGRVPRASARNGTGVTPEEEEEEGEVAVARDQEGTAAEGKGEVVPAAGRGRAKRGRGGRGRGRGRATRASTKKQAEDAIVENDENEQEEKDMADGRERVGSPLRVLAVNDCSEEDKVAAEDDKLDGNSKASVVDEKMVDVEEDATLTERAIEGRVNAQHAPADNGGVEEEEVKNLSKGGETELDQELREKVSPGSKNDKREATGTSGEKGHVGESKGRHRLENMTLGQWFVQIEKYLLAKNAEAAEKAIAEVQEKHRRFCEHVKSLKLNKSPAP is encoded by the coding sequence ATGGCGGATCCGCCGCCTGTGCTCACGCTCCTAGTGAAGAAGGGCCCCTGCGAGGGGAAGACCCTGCAGCgccgcgccggcgccgcggcGCTCCGTGTCGGCCGCGTTGCCAAGGGCAACCACCTCTCCGTGGGCGACGCGGGCGCGTCGCAGAGGCATCTCTCCGTCGAGTTCCTCCCGCCGCCTGCGGCCCGGTGGGCCGTCACCGATCTAGGCTCCTCCAACGGCACCCTCCTCAACGTTACGCCTCTCGTGGCCACTATCCCCGCTCCGCTCTCCGACGGGGACCTCATCAAGATCGGGGAGACCACCGTGCTCGCCGTCTCCATATCGACCGATGCAGGCCCGGGACCGGGCCCCGCCGCGACTAGGCGTTCCGCGCgcaacgcggcggcggcggcggaggcggaggcggaggaacAGGGCCCCGCGGTTTCTCGCAGGGCCGGACGGAGGAAGGCCGGTGCGGCGGAAGCCCCTGAAGCTGGGAATGAAGTGGAGGAGGAAGCTGCACTCCCGACTCGCCGAGGCGGGCGGAAGAAGGCTGGTGCGGCGGAAGCCCCCGAAGCTGGGAATGAAGTGGAGGAGGAAGCTGCACTCCCGACTCGCCGAGGCGGGCGGAAGAAGGCCGGTGCGGCGGAAGCCCCCGAAGCTGGGAATGAAGTGGAGGAGGAAGCTGCACTCCCGTCTCGCCGAGGCGGGCTGAAGAAGGCCGTTGAGCCCGCTGGAGTGGAGACGGAAGCGGAAGATGAAGAGGAGGAAGCGGCAATACCGAGCCGTGGCAGGTCAAGGAAGGCTGCAGTGACGTTCGTCCTTCCGCCACAGCCGCAAAACACGAGGTCAGCGAGAGCTGCTGCAAGAAGAGGTGAGGTGTTGGGGTGCGAAAACGACGAGGGGGAAGTGGTGAGGACCGGAAGGGGGCGAGGACGGGTTCCAAGGGCAAGTGCAAGGAATGGTACGGGTGTTACTcccgaggaggaggaagaggagggtgaGGTAGCTGTGGCCAGAGATCAGGAAGGGACAGCCGCCGAGGGCAAGGGTGAGGTGGTGCCGGCGGCTGGGAGAGGACGAGCAAAGAGGGGCAGaggaggccgaggccgaggccgcggAAGGGCTACGAGGGCAAGTACAAAGAAGCAGGCTGAGGATGCAATTGTTGAGAACGATGAAAATGAGCAAGAAGAAAAGGATATGGCTGATGGCAGAGAACGAGTGGGGAGTCCATTGAGGGTGTTGGCTGTGAATGATTGTTCTGAAGAGGATAAGGTGGCAGCTGAGGATGACAAGTTGGATGGAAACTCAAAGGCATCCGTGGTGGATGAGAAGATGGTGGATGTGGAGGAGGATGCGACATTGACAGAGAGGGCAATAGAGGGGAGGGTCAATGCTCAGCATGCTCCTGCTGACAATGGTGGTGTGGAAGAAGAGGaggtgaagaatttgagcaaggGAGGGGAAACTGAATTAGATCAGGAATTGAGGGAAAAAGTGTCACCTGGGTCAAAGAATGACAAGAGGGAAGCTACTGGTACCAGTGGTGAGAAAGGCCATGTGGGGGAGAGCAAAGGAAGACACAGATTGGAGAATATGACATTGGGGCAGTGGTTTGTTCAGATTGAGAAATACCTTCTAGCAAAGAATGCAGAGGCTGCTGAAAAGGCGATAGCTGAAGTGCAAGAGAAACATCGGCGGTTTTGTGAACATGTTAAATCgctcaagctcaacaagagtCCTGCTCCTTGA
- the LOC136453214 gene encoding peroxidase 45-like, which translates to MTWQGLPRHRPRRGTDAPRPTVQQDLDADRRRPASIAIERELLAVRIGSDATMYPGFASQLNGTCSSDPNAFAFLAPSSVGFDNAFYRNLQVGKGLLGSDQVLYLDMRSRSTVDYYASNQGAFFDDFVAAMTKLGRIGVKTPAIGGEIRRDCRF; encoded by the coding sequence atgacgtggcagggtctgccgcgccatagaccacggcgcggcactgacgcgccaaggCCCACGGTGCAGCAGGACCTGGACGCAGACAGAAGGCGACCAGCCTCAATTGCAATTGAACGGGAGCTGCTAGCGGTGAGGATCGGCAGCGACGCGACCATGTACCCAGGCTTCGCGTCGCAGCTGAACGGCACCTGCAGCTCCGACCCCAACGCCTTCGCCTTCCTCGCCCCCTCGTCGGTGGGCTTCGACAACGCCTTCTATCGGAACCTGCAGGTCGGCAAGGGCCTCCTAGGCTCTGACCAGGTGCTCTACCTCGACATGAGGTCGCGCAGCACGGTCGACTACTACGCGTCCaaccagggtgccttcttcgacgatttcgtggcggcgatgaccaagctcgggaggatcggggtcaagacgcCGGCCATCGGCGGCGAGATACGCCGCGACTGCCGGTTCTAg